Proteins found in one Plasmodium sp. gorilla clade G2 genome assembly, chromosome: 14 genomic segment:
- a CDS encoding pyridine nucleotide transhydrogenase, putative, whose protein sequence is MYKNICVYITLCLLLILRCNCYGKSNLRNYIKGFNESIEDDKNPIFEIKLPVINFPVSSNDITNDYKNDEKASRHNLWNNEEMEPSTYYSVLPSLLNAVYLFSSICFILCLTGLNAHRTSKRGNILGFIGIVGAIIITFSQVGFGFRYKLFLLIVIPAITIGIYIAHNVSMVQMPQLVALFHSFVGLAALFVGFSKYHSESFENYEISTIHLLELYVGTFIASIAFIGSLVAAGKLSGILDSKSLKLQIKKVINILCIVLIIILGYYFVTLKSLYLKSICLYISLIVDSFLGFHLIASIGAADMPVIISVLNSYSGFATAISGFLLHNNLLIISGALIGSSGAVLSYIMCIGMNRDIFNIILGGWDDYENIGESIYDQNFIEKKKKTINSTTSKYVAENLINAKNIIIVPGYGTALSKCQRELAEICSILTSRNINVTFAIHPVAGRMPGHLNVLLAEANIPYNIVKEMNEINPIISEAGIVLVVGANDIVNPSSLDPSSKIYGMPVIEVWKSKQVIVFKRTLNTGYSAIDNPLFYLSNTFLLFGDAKHTTNQILTILNDYVNHKYPDISDQDRYINNDKREVRSSYSLTDSSNSIDDLAFQEENYPKPRRVIGLIKDENLGVNNDLLIENMQSEIEYIQNMRDPKGVANLSIVPISPKFVPKLRLMGFRILVERDIGTNILIQNDEYTKYGAEVVSRNVIFEQSNIILKVDPPTINFIEEIQNNTILISYLWPSINYHLLDKMIQDEEKNNITYLAIDEVPRSTRAQKLDVRSSMSNLQGYRAVLEAFFILPRFSKSSITAAGKINPAKVFVIGAGVAGLQAIITAKSLGAIVYSHDSRLATEEEVKSCGGIFIKIPTNERGDILNMSTEMNNEEYINLQINIFKRIIKKCDILICSASVPGKTSPKLISTEMIKLMKPGSVAVDLSTEFGDKKNKWGGNIECSESNENILINGVHVLGRDKIERNMPMQASDLFSMNMINLLEEMGGGIHFNIDMNNDIIKSLVVIKDGNILYSPDKSLEKLIKSESVFISDQNELIEPLSEKKIKYPTGLRLTEKFIESDTFFYISLVCVIILTFLAATFLSQSDLQSLFLFTLSTIVGYYCVWSVTPALHTPLMSVTNALSGVIIIGSMIEYGNGYKNVSSILSMLATFLSSVNLSGGFYVTKRMLDMFFI, encoded by the exons atgtataaaaatatatgtgtcTATATTACTTTATgtcttttattaattctgAGATGCAATTGTTATGGCAAATCAAATTTGaggaattatataaaaggatTTAATGAATCTATAGAGGATGATAAAAATCCCatttttgaaataaaattaCCAGTTATTAATTTTCCTGTATCTTCGAATGATATAACAAATGATTATAAGAATGATGAAAAGGCATCAAGACATAATTTGTGGAATAATGAAGAGATGGAACCTTCTACATATTATTCAGTATTACCATCATTATTAAATgctgtttatttattttcatctataTGTTTTATACTTTGCTTAACTGGATTAAATGCTCATAGAACATCTAAAAGAGGTAATATACTTGGTTTTATTGGAATAGTAGGAGctattataataacatttaGTCAAGTAGGATTTGGATTcagatataaattatttctattaattGTTATTCCAGCTATAACTATAGGAATATATATAGCTCATAATGTTAGTATGGTACAAATGCCACAATTAGTTGCTTTGTTTCACAGTTTTGTTGGGCTAGCTGCACTTTTTGTAGGATTTTCCAAATATCATTCTGAATCTTttgaaaattatgaaattaGTACTATACATTTGTTAGAACTTTATGTAGGTACTTTTATTGCGTCTATTGCATTTATTGGATCTTTAGTTGCTGCTGGTAAATTAAGTGGTATATTAGATAGTAAATCATTAAAATTACAAATAAAGAaagttattaatatattatgtatcgttcttattattatattaggatattattttgtcacattaaaatcattatatttaaaaagtatatgtttatatatctCATTAATTGTTGATTCCTTTCTTGGGTTTCATTTAATAGCATCAATTGGTGCTGCTGACATGCCAGTAATTATTAGCGTATTAAATTCTTATTCCGGATTTGCTACAGCTATTAGCggttttttattacataataatttattaataatttcagGGGCACTTATAGGTTCCTCTGGTGCAGTATTGTCATATATTATGTGCATAGGAATGAATagagatatatttaatattattttaggTGGATGGGatgattatgaaaatataggAGAATCTATATATGATCAAAATTTTAtagagaaaaagaaaaaaactaTAAATTCAACAACAAGTAAATACGTTGcagaaaatttaataaatgcaaaaaatattattatagtaCCTGGTTATGGTACTGCATTAAGTAAATGTCAAAGAGAATTAGCTGAAATTTGTTCTATATTAACATCAAGAAATATTAATGTTACTTTTGCTATACATCCAGTAGCAGGTAGAATGCCTGGGCATTTAAATGTTCTGTTAGCAGAAGCTAATATACCTTATAATATTGTAAAAGAAATGAATGAAATAAATCCTATAATATCTGAAGCTGGTATTGTTCTAGTTGTTGGTGCTAATGATATTGTGAATCCATCATCTTTAGATCCTTCAAGTAAAATTTATGGTATGCCAGTTATTGAAGTATGGAAAAGCAAACAAGTAATCGTTTTTAAAAGGACATTAAATACAGGATATTCTGCTATTGATAATccgttattttatttatccaatacatttcttctttttggTGATGCGAAACATACAACTAATCAAATTCTAACTATTCTTAATGACTATGTTAATCATAAATATCCAGATATTTCGGATCAAgatagatatataaataatgacaaACGAGAAGTTCGATCTTCATACTCTCTTACGGATAGTTCAAATAGTATCGATGATTTAGCATTCCAGGAGGAAAATTATCCTAAACCTCGACGAGTTATAGGACTTATAAAGGATGAAAATTTGGGAGTAAATAACGATCTATTGATTGAAAATATGCAATCCGAAatagaatatatacaaaatatgaGAGACCCAAAAGGTGTTGCTAATTTATCTATTGTACCCATATCTCCAAAATTTGTACCCAAGTTGAGACTAATGGGTTTCCGAATATTAGTTGAAAGAGATATAggtacaaatatattaatacaaaatgatgaatatacaaaatatggTGCTGAAGTTGTTTCAAGAAATGTTATTTTTGAACAAAGTAATATCATATTAAAAGTTGATCCACCtacaataaattttattgaagaaatacaaaataacACAATACTTATTAGTTATTTATGGCCAAGTAttaattatcatttattagaTAAAATGATACAAGATgaagaaaagaataatattacatatctAGCTATTGATGAAGTTCCTAGATCAACGCGGGCACAAAAATTGGATGTTAGGAGTTCTATGAGTAATTTGCAAGGTTATAGAGCTGTTTTAGAagcattttttatattacctAGATTTAGTAAGTCATCAATTACAGCAGCAGGAAAAATTAACCCTGCGAAAGTTTTTGTTATTGGAGCAGGAGTTGCAGGATTACAAGCAATAATAACTGCAAAAAGTTTAGGAGCTATTGTATATTCCCATGATTCAAGATTAGCTACAGAAGAAGAAGTGAAAAGTTGTGGtggtatatttataaagataCCAACAAATGAAAGAGgagatattttaaatatgtcTACAGAAATGaataatgaagaatatataaatttacaaattaatatatttaaaagaattataaaaaaatgtgatATCTTAATATGTTCAGCTTCGGTACCAGGAAAAACCTCACCCAAATTAATAAGTACAGAAATGATTAAGTTAATGAAACCAGGAAGTGTAGCTGTAGATTTATCTACTGAATTTggagataaaaaaaacaaatgggGAGGAAATATTGAATGTTCTGAgtcaaatgaaaatattttaataaacgGAGTACATGTTTTAGGAAGAGATAAAATAGAAAGAAATATGCCTATGCAAGCTTCTGATTTATTTTCtatgaatatgataaatttatTAGAAGAAATGGGTGGAGGaatacattttaatatagacatgaataatgatataatcaAATCATTGGTTGTTATTAAAGATgggaatattttatattcaccTGATAAATCtttagaaaaattaataaaaagtgAAAGTGTATTTATAAGTGATCAAAATGAACTTATTGAACCAttatcagaaaaaaaaattaaatatccAACAGGTTTACGTTTAACAGAAAAATTTATTGAATCagatacatttttttatatttccttaGTATGTGTAATAATACTTACATTTTTAGCGGCAACATTTTTATCACAGTCGGATTTGCaaagtttatttttatttacattatctACAATTGTTGGTTATTATTGTGTTTGGTCCGTAACGCCTGCTTTGCATACACCACTAATGTCTGTGACAAATgcg TTATCTGGAGTTATTATTATAGGAAGTATGATAGAATATGGAAAtggttataaaaatgtaagtTCGATATTATCTATGCTTGCAACCTTTTTATCCTCTGTCAATTTATCAG GCGGTTTTTACGTAACAAAAAGAATGCTTGATATGttcttcatataa